In a single window of the Allobranchiibius huperziae genome:
- a CDS encoding phosphoribosyl-ATP diphosphatase yields the protein MKTFEQLWSELAEKARERPAGSGTVAELDTGVHGIGKKIVEEAAEVWMAAEHEGVERTAEEISQLLYHLQVLMLARGLTLEDVYSYL from the coding sequence GTGAAGACGTTCGAGCAGTTGTGGTCCGAGCTGGCCGAGAAGGCGCGCGAGCGACCGGCCGGATCCGGCACCGTCGCGGAACTCGACACCGGTGTGCACGGCATCGGCAAGAAGATCGTCGAGGAGGCCGCCGAGGTGTGGATGGCCGCCGAGCACGAGGGCGTGGAGCGGACGGCCGAGGAGATCAGTCAGCTGCTCTACCACCTGCAGGTGCTGATGCTGGCGCGCGGGCTCACGCTCGAGGACGTCTACTCCTACCTGTGA
- a CDS encoding TIGR03085 family metal-binding protein — MPNIAQQERAAICRTFIEVGPDAPTLDGDWRARDLAAHLILRERRPDAALGAVLPALADRTERIQRELAAKDFPGLVEQIRQGPPVWHPARIAKIDMLSNLGEFFVHHEDVLRGGESWQRRELSPQLSQALWDNLPQVARLAMRDVRVGVVADAPGVGRRSIRKPKDEHGSVVLTGRPGEIFLSVFGRDGVAEVTFDGADLDVAAYRESKRGV, encoded by the coding sequence ATGCCGAACATCGCTCAGCAGGAACGTGCCGCCATCTGCCGGACCTTCATCGAGGTCGGCCCCGATGCGCCGACGCTGGACGGGGATTGGCGCGCCCGTGACCTCGCCGCCCACCTGATCCTGCGCGAACGCCGACCGGACGCCGCGCTCGGTGCGGTGCTGCCGGCGCTCGCCGACCGCACCGAACGGATCCAGCGCGAGCTGGCCGCGAAGGACTTCCCCGGCCTGGTCGAGCAGATCCGGCAGGGTCCGCCGGTGTGGCATCCCGCACGGATCGCCAAGATCGACATGCTCAGCAACCTGGGCGAGTTCTTCGTGCACCACGAGGACGTGCTGCGCGGCGGGGAGTCGTGGCAGCGGCGCGAGCTCTCGCCACAGCTGTCCCAGGCGCTGTGGGACAACCTGCCGCAGGTCGCCCGGCTCGCGATGCGCGACGTACGGGTGGGAGTCGTGGCCGATGCGCCGGGGGTGGGGCGGCGTTCGATCCGCAAGCCGAAGGACGAGCACGGCAGTGTGGTGCTCACGGGTCGGCCCGGGGAGATCTTCCTGTCGGTGTTCGGTCGTGACGGGGTCGCGGAGGTGACGTTCGACGGAGCTGACCTCGACGTGGCGGCGTACCGGGAATCCAAGCGCGGGGTATAG
- the hisG gene encoding ATP phosphoribosyltransferase translates to MLRVAMPNKGALAEPAAEMLREAGYRGRRDAKELVILDADNDVELFFLRPRDIAVYVGQGTLDVGLTGRDLLLDSGSPATECLPLGFGASTFHYAGLAGGVADVSQLEGRRVATSFPGLVRADLKKHGVHAEVVRLDGAVETAVTLGVADVIADVVETGTTLRNAGLEVFGEPILQSEAVLVQRTDADSNPLLAVLIRRLQGVLTAQRYVMVDYDIRRELVEQAFAVTPGLESPTVSPLHDEQFVAVRAMVPRRSTNAVMDELYEIGARAILVTEIAACRL, encoded by the coding sequence ATGCTGAGAGTGGCGATGCCCAACAAGGGCGCGCTCGCCGAACCCGCCGCCGAGATGCTGCGCGAGGCCGGTTACCGCGGGCGCCGCGACGCCAAGGAGTTGGTGATCCTCGACGCCGACAACGACGTCGAGCTGTTCTTCCTGCGCCCGCGCGACATCGCGGTGTACGTCGGGCAGGGCACCCTCGACGTCGGCCTCACCGGACGCGATCTGCTGCTGGACTCCGGCAGCCCGGCCACCGAGTGCCTGCCCCTCGGGTTCGGTGCGTCGACCTTCCACTACGCCGGGTTGGCCGGCGGCGTCGCCGACGTCTCCCAGCTCGAGGGTCGCCGGGTCGCGACCAGCTTCCCGGGTCTGGTGCGCGCCGACCTGAAGAAGCACGGGGTGCACGCGGAGGTCGTACGCCTCGACGGTGCGGTCGAGACCGCCGTGACCCTGGGAGTCGCGGACGTGATCGCCGACGTCGTCGAGACCGGCACGACGCTGCGCAACGCAGGGCTCGAGGTCTTCGGCGAGCCGATCCTGCAGAGCGAGGCCGTGCTGGTGCAGCGCACCGACGCCGACTCCAATCCGCTGCTGGCAGTGCTGATCCGGCGTCTGCAAGGCGTGCTGACCGCTCAGCGTTACGTCATGGTCGACTACGACATCCGACGCGAGCTGGTCGAGCAGGCGTTCGCGGTCACGCCCGGGCTGGAGAGCCCGACCGTGTCGCCGCTGCACGACGAGCAGTTCGTCGCCGTGCGCGCGATGGTGCCGCGCCGCTCCACCAACGCGGTGATGGACGAGCTCTACGAGATCGGTGCTCGCGCCATCCTCGTCACCGAGATCGCGGCCTGCCGATTATGA
- the ribA gene encoding GTP cyclohydrolase II: protein MRLATIDAALAELALGRPVLVADDADRENEVDLVMSAAVAEESWMGWAVRHGSGVVCAPLPGEVADLLALPPMVRDNQDPKGTAYTVSVDAARGVSTGISAADRTATVRALADPAATASDLTRPGHVFPLRARPGGVLERPGHTEAAVDLCRLAGLPPVGVIVELVHDDGSMMRLDAALDLAERESLLTITIADLVAWRRRQDRVRAVARTTLPTPHGTFAVTAYVDRLTGAEHLALTSPAGPGDGLVRVHSECLTGDVFGSRRCDCGPQLEAAMERIGRDGGTVVYLRGHEGRGVGLADKLRAYELQDGGYDTVDAQTRLGLPVDAREYDAASAILHDLGSTGVRLLTNNPRKAEALQELGVDVIEMVPLHVGQTTENERYLRTKRERLGHTPPLESVSPVHPTDLTTGHGVSA, encoded by the coding sequence ATGCGGCTCGCGACGATCGACGCCGCGCTGGCCGAACTGGCGCTGGGCAGACCGGTGCTGGTGGCGGACGACGCCGACCGGGAGAACGAGGTCGACCTGGTGATGTCCGCGGCGGTCGCCGAGGAGTCCTGGATGGGTTGGGCCGTGCGGCACGGCTCGGGCGTCGTCTGCGCGCCGCTGCCGGGCGAGGTCGCCGACCTGCTGGCGCTGCCGCCGATGGTGCGCGACAACCAGGACCCGAAGGGCACCGCCTACACCGTCTCGGTGGACGCGGCTCGCGGGGTGAGCACCGGCATCAGCGCTGCCGATCGCACCGCCACGGTCCGCGCGCTGGCCGACCCAGCCGCGACGGCGAGCGACCTGACCCGGCCCGGGCACGTCTTCCCGCTGCGCGCCCGCCCTGGCGGCGTGCTGGAGCGGCCAGGCCACACCGAGGCGGCCGTCGACCTGTGCCGTCTGGCCGGCCTGCCCCCGGTGGGGGTCATCGTCGAGTTGGTGCACGACGACGGCTCGATGATGCGGCTCGACGCTGCACTCGACCTGGCCGAGCGCGAGAGCCTGCTGACGATCACCATCGCCGACCTGGTCGCGTGGCGCCGCCGACAGGACCGGGTGCGTGCGGTGGCCCGCACGACGCTCCCCACCCCGCACGGCACCTTCGCCGTCACGGCGTACGTCGACCGGCTCACCGGCGCCGAGCACCTGGCCCTTACCAGCCCCGCCGGGCCCGGCGACGGACTCGTGCGGGTGCACTCCGAGTGCCTCACCGGCGACGTCTTCGGATCCCGACGGTGCGACTGCGGTCCGCAGCTCGAGGCGGCGATGGAGCGCATCGGGCGTGACGGCGGCACCGTCGTCTACCTGCGCGGACACGAGGGCCGCGGGGTCGGGCTCGCCGACAAGCTGCGCGCGTACGAGCTGCAGGACGGTGGATACGACACCGTCGATGCTCAGACCCGGCTCGGTCTGCCCGTGGACGCGCGGGAGTACGACGCCGCGTCGGCGATCCTGCACGACCTGGGGAGCACCGGCGTCCGACTGCTCACCAACAACCCACGGAAGGCCGAAGCGTTGCAGGAGTTGGGGGTCGACGTCATCGAGATGGTGCCGCTGCATGTGGGGCAGACGACGGAGAACGAGCGCTACCTGCGCACCAAGCGCGAGCGGCTCGGCCACACGCCGCCGCTGGAGTCGGTGTCCCCCGTGCATCCCACCGACCTGACGACCGGTCACGGGGTGTCGGCATGA
- a CDS encoding PH domain-containing protein: MTTTSEPYAVFRPRRSRVVATAAAVACVIAFAIVGLTVPRGGVTGWAGIDSVMLTLFGVLIAAFLMRYALVRAVPTERGLQVRNLLSTRTIEWVQVVNVQFGGGQPWLVLELDDTEHLAVMAVQRSDGPHAQAEAGRMAALVQVHSTVQDH, translated from the coding sequence ATGACCACCACCTCCGAGCCGTACGCCGTCTTCCGTCCGCGGCGCTCCCGCGTGGTGGCCACGGCGGCAGCGGTCGCGTGCGTGATCGCCTTCGCGATCGTGGGGCTGACGGTCCCGCGCGGCGGGGTGACCGGTTGGGCCGGCATCGACTCGGTGATGCTGACGCTCTTCGGGGTGCTCATCGCCGCGTTCCTGATGCGGTACGCGCTCGTGCGTGCCGTGCCGACCGAGCGCGGCCTGCAGGTGCGCAATCTGCTCTCGACGCGCACCATCGAGTGGGTGCAGGTGGTCAACGTCCAGTTCGGCGGTGGCCAGCCCTGGCTCGTGCTGGAACTCGACGACACCGAGCACCTGGCGGTGATGGCGGTGCAGCGATCCGACGGGCCGCACGCGCAGGCCGAAGCCGGTCGGATGGCGGCCCTGGTGCAGGTGCACTCGACCGTCCAGGACCACTGA
- a CDS encoding ABC transporter ATP-binding protein, with translation MPSPDAPSTARAFGPALRIIGVGFRREPRALAVAVLGSFVYGVMTVFTARVIGHLVGAVVSPAVKAHHVTGSQVWTIVWELGIVVLLNAIGVVCRRVGAGTAYYNLIAHYRRRVTRQYLRLPLAWHHRHPSGQLLSNANADVEATWSIFQPLPLALGVVVMLVVGVVEMLRIDVWLALIGVLVFPTLFAVNAVFRSKMSPRATRAQQLRGEVSEVAHESIEAALVVKAMGREEQETERFAERTYELRGAAIEVGRVMGIFEPVIDAIPTFGTLAVLAVGTARVRSGDLSAADVVQVAYLFSLLAFPVRSFGWVLAGLPVTLVGWTRIDNVLSARGSMTYGDRVLPADGSGALSMRAVDFSYEAGGTADLSSKDSASVGGEQVLHGVDLDLAGGSLTALVGPTGSGKSTLTNVALRLVDPDSGDVLVDDVRLADVRRHGIPAAATLVSQETFLFDDTVRGNITLGGPYDDAEVDRALRIAQATGFVAGLPQGLDTRVGERGATLSGGQRQRIALARAVIRSPHLLVLDDATSAVDPTVEVAILDGLREEAQRRGSRSTTLVVAYRLSTISLADTVVYVERGRVVDTGTHAELMARCAPYARIVSAYADDAQDRADAKAASGKDTQAVDAR, from the coding sequence ATGCCCTCGCCCGATGCACCCTCGACCGCGAGGGCGTTCGGACCGGCACTGCGCATCATCGGAGTCGGCTTCCGGCGCGAACCACGGGCGCTCGCCGTCGCGGTGCTCGGCAGCTTCGTCTACGGCGTGATGACGGTCTTCACCGCCCGCGTCATCGGCCACCTGGTCGGCGCGGTCGTCAGCCCCGCCGTCAAGGCCCACCACGTCACCGGTTCTCAGGTGTGGACGATCGTCTGGGAGCTCGGGATCGTGGTGCTGCTCAACGCGATCGGCGTCGTCTGCCGACGGGTCGGGGCCGGCACGGCCTACTACAACCTGATCGCGCACTACCGACGACGGGTCACCCGGCAGTACCTGCGCCTCCCGCTCGCGTGGCACCACCGACACCCTTCGGGTCAGTTGCTGTCCAACGCGAACGCCGACGTCGAGGCGACCTGGTCCATCTTCCAACCGCTTCCGCTGGCCCTCGGGGTCGTGGTGATGCTGGTGGTCGGGGTGGTGGAGATGCTCCGCATCGATGTGTGGCTGGCTCTGATCGGGGTGCTGGTCTTCCCGACGCTCTTCGCGGTGAACGCCGTCTTCCGTTCCAAGATGTCGCCGCGGGCCACCCGCGCGCAGCAGCTGCGCGGCGAGGTCAGCGAGGTCGCCCACGAGAGCATCGAGGCGGCGCTCGTCGTCAAGGCCATGGGCCGCGAGGAGCAGGAGACCGAGCGTTTCGCCGAACGCACCTACGAGCTGCGCGGGGCCGCCATCGAGGTCGGCCGGGTGATGGGAATCTTCGAGCCGGTCATCGACGCGATCCCGACCTTCGGCACGTTGGCGGTGCTGGCCGTCGGCACGGCGCGCGTGCGATCCGGCGACCTCAGCGCCGCCGACGTGGTCCAGGTCGCCTACCTCTTCTCGCTGCTCGCGTTCCCGGTCAGGTCGTTCGGGTGGGTGCTCGCAGGCCTCCCGGTCACGCTGGTGGGCTGGACCCGGATCGACAACGTGCTGTCCGCGCGGGGGTCCATGACGTACGGCGACCGCGTCCTGCCCGCCGACGGGTCCGGCGCACTCAGCATGCGGGCGGTCGACTTCTCCTACGAGGCGGGCGGCACGGCCGACCTGTCGAGCAAGGACAGCGCGTCGGTCGGCGGTGAACAGGTGCTGCACGGCGTCGATCTGGACCTCGCGGGCGGTTCGCTCACCGCGCTCGTCGGGCCCACCGGGTCGGGCAAGTCGACGCTCACCAATGTCGCCCTGCGGCTGGTCGACCCGGACTCCGGCGACGTACTGGTCGACGACGTCCGGTTGGCCGACGTACGCCGGCACGGCATCCCCGCGGCCGCCACCCTGGTCTCCCAGGAGACGTTCCTCTTCGACGACACCGTGCGGGGCAACATCACCCTCGGCGGACCGTACGACGACGCCGAGGTCGACCGCGCGCTGCGGATCGCACAGGCGACCGGGTTCGTCGCAGGGCTGCCGCAAGGTCTCGACACCCGCGTCGGCGAGCGTGGGGCGACGTTGTCCGGCGGTCAACGTCAGCGGATCGCCCTGGCACGGGCGGTGATCCGCTCGCCGCACCTGCTGGTCCTCGACGATGCGACGTCCGCGGTCGACCCGACGGTCGAGGTCGCGATCCTCGACGGTCTGCGCGAGGAGGCGCAGCGCCGGGGCAGCCGCAGCACCACGCTGGTCGTCGCCTACCGGCTGTCCACCATCTCGCTCGCCGACACGGTGGTCTACGTCGAGCGCGGGCGGGTCGTCGACACCGGCACGCACGCCGAGCTGATGGCCCGGTGCGCGCCGTACGCACGCATCGTGAGCGCGTACGCCGACGACGCGCAGGATCGGGCGGACGCCAAGGCCGCTTCCGGCAAGGACACGCAGGCGGTGGACGCGCGATGA
- a CDS encoding nicotinamide mononucleotide transporter family protein, translating to MSFFQNLYDAHLTISGHVITWREIVGNLFGLASALGGMRRKVWAWPIGIVGNALLFTVFFAVGFTGHGGQVLFGQAGRQVFFILTSVYGWWAWRQTKRTRRQDAPAVDPRWATAGERAAYVGVWLVGLVVCWWLFKLIGAGFPAPWYYYWCDAWIFIGSMMATFAMARGWNDFWLMWLAVDLVGVPELIKFQYYPSAVLYAVYAAFVIWGFFVWLNVSRRDALVLEPTGSV from the coding sequence ATGAGTTTCTTCCAGAACCTGTACGACGCGCACCTGACCATCTCCGGTCACGTGATCACCTGGCGCGAGATCGTCGGCAACCTCTTCGGCCTCGCGTCCGCGCTCGGCGGCATGCGCCGCAAGGTGTGGGCCTGGCCGATCGGCATCGTCGGCAACGCGCTGCTCTTCACGGTCTTCTTCGCGGTGGGCTTCACCGGTCACGGCGGCCAGGTGCTCTTCGGGCAGGCCGGGCGGCAGGTGTTCTTCATCCTCACCTCGGTCTACGGCTGGTGGGCATGGCGCCAGACCAAGCGCACCCGCAGGCAGGACGCGCCGGCGGTCGACCCGCGCTGGGCCACGGCCGGCGAACGGGCGGCGTACGTCGGGGTGTGGCTCGTCGGGCTGGTCGTCTGCTGGTGGCTCTTCAAGCTCATCGGCGCCGGGTTCCCCGCCCCTTGGTACTACTACTGGTGCGACGCCTGGATCTTCATCGGCTCGATGATGGCCACCTTCGCGATGGCCCGCGGCTGGAACGACTTCTGGCTGATGTGGCTGGCCGTCGACCTCGTCGGCGTGCCGGAGCTGATCAAGTTCCAGTACTACCCGTCGGCCGTGCTGTACGCGGTCTACGCGGCGTTCGTGATCTGGGGCTTCTTCGTCTGGCTCAACGTATCCCGACGGGACGCGCTGGTCCTCGAGCCGACCGGGAGCGTGTGA
- the ribH gene encoding 6,7-dimethyl-8-ribityllumazine synthase, with protein sequence MSGHGAPTVTTDATGLRVAVVAASWHERVMSGLVDGARRGLSDAGVADDDVELVRVPGSFELTVACARLAPSYDALVALGVVIRGGTPHFDYVCQSATLGLTQVSVQTGVPVGFGLLTCDDEQQALARAGLPGSSEDKGHEAATAAVATAITLRTLARSTSIAP encoded by the coding sequence ATGAGCGGGCACGGAGCCCCGACCGTCACGACCGACGCCACCGGCCTGCGGGTCGCGGTGGTCGCCGCGTCCTGGCACGAGCGGGTGATGAGCGGGCTGGTCGACGGCGCGCGGCGCGGACTGTCCGACGCCGGGGTGGCGGACGACGACGTCGAGCTCGTGCGGGTGCCCGGCAGCTTCGAGCTGACCGTCGCCTGCGCGCGTCTCGCACCGTCGTACGACGCCCTCGTGGCGCTGGGGGTCGTCATCCGCGGCGGCACACCGCACTTCGACTACGTGTGCCAGTCCGCGACCCTGGGGCTGACCCAGGTCAGCGTGCAGACCGGGGTGCCCGTGGGCTTCGGCCTGCTCACGTGCGACGACGAGCAGCAGGCGCTGGCGCGGGCCGGGCTGCCCGGGTCGAGCGAGGACAAGGGCCACGAGGCGGCGACGGCGGCCGTGGCGACCGCAATCACGCTGCGGACGCTGGCCCGGTCGACCTCCATCGCACCGTAA
- the hisF gene encoding imidazole glycerol phosphate synthase subunit HisF: MTSAVRVIPCLDVDAGRVVKGVNFVDLRDAGDPVELAHGYEGQGADELTFLDVTASSAARDTTYEVVGRTAEQVFIPLTVGGGVRTVADVDRLLRSGADKVGINTGAIARPEVIAEIADRFGAQVLVLSADVRRAADGHFEITTHGGRTSAGLEAVEWCVRAAALGAGEILLNSMDADGTKDGFDLELIRAVRREVSVPLVASGGAGAPEHFVQAVDAGADAVLAASVFHFGELTIGQVKDALRAAGHPVR, translated from the coding sequence GTGACTTCAGCGGTGCGCGTGATCCCGTGCCTCGACGTCGACGCCGGGCGCGTCGTGAAGGGCGTCAACTTCGTCGACCTGCGCGACGCCGGCGATCCCGTCGAGTTGGCCCACGGCTACGAGGGCCAGGGCGCCGACGAGCTCACCTTCCTCGACGTCACGGCCAGCTCCGCCGCGCGCGACACGACCTACGAGGTGGTCGGCCGCACCGCCGAGCAGGTCTTCATCCCGCTGACCGTCGGCGGGGGAGTGCGCACCGTCGCCGACGTCGACCGTCTCCTGCGCAGCGGCGCCGACAAGGTCGGCATCAACACCGGCGCGATCGCCCGGCCGGAGGTCATCGCCGAGATCGCCGACCGCTTCGGTGCGCAGGTGCTGGTGCTCTCGGCCGACGTACGCCGCGCCGCCGACGGCCACTTCGAGATCACCACCCACGGCGGTCGCACATCTGCAGGGTTGGAGGCCGTCGAATGGTGCGTGCGCGCCGCCGCGCTCGGTGCCGGGGAGATCCTGCTCAACTCGATGGACGCCGACGGCACCAAGGACGGCTTCGACCTGGAGCTGATCCGCGCCGTACGCCGGGAGGTGTCGGTGCCGCTCGTCGCCAGCGGCGGAGCGGGTGCGCCGGAGCACTTCGTGCAGGCGGTCGACGCGGGAGCCGACGCCGTCCTCGCCGCGTCCGTCTTCCACTTCGGCGAGCTCACGATCGGCCAGGTCAAGGACGCCCTGCGGGCAGCAGGCCACCCCGTCCGCTGA